The Chrysemys picta bellii isolate R12L10 chromosome 3, ASM1138683v2, whole genome shotgun sequence DNA window GTGTTTACCATAAACAAAAATAAgatcccctcttttttttttttttttaaaggagctttAAAGTGAAGACTCATATTGTAGCAACTCATACAAGAGAGGTCCGTCTCTATACCTAATACCTACAGCTGTGGGGGTGACATACTGGAGAATGTTGATAGTTCTTCTTAACCTCCTGTCTACAAAATGGGCATCCCATGCAGGGTATCTCTTTCTTGGGATGTCAATCTTAATGAGAGGGCCTTCTGGGTAGTAGGCTCGCCCAGATGGAGTAGATGGCACCATTGCTCTCACCTGGAAAACTGGCAAGCAAGTGTCAGCTGTGAGTTCCTCCTGTTGCTCCGTGACCGCTCTGGTAGGCGTAGCCTGGGCCCCCCGGTACCCAGGGGTTTCGGGTGCCATGGGCTCAACATCAGGAGGCAAAGGAATGCCCCAGAGCAGCTCGGCGCAACAGGAGCTGGCAAAAATCTTAGCTCTCGGCCCCATGGGATGCAGCACACCATAATAGAAGAGCATCAAAGCTATCCCAGCAGCAAAGCTAAGAAAGACACAACACAGTGCTGGCACGGCATATGAGTCAGTAGTTGTAGGATCTCTGTAAAAATACCAAAGGAGCGTCAAGGCAGCATTCTCTGTCAAGACTACAGTGTAATATGCAAACATTCTGTATCGAGTCCGCCCTTCCTTGACATTAAACCAGCAGAAAATGTACACAATCCCTACCACCATGTTGAAGAGGATCTCCTCCCACTTAGACATGCAGAAGTCAGTCCCACCATGGATGATCCAGAAAGCCATGGCACACCAGTGGACCACTACAAAGATCCCAAAGTAGAGCTGGAAGATGGAAGCAAAGAGGGCAAAAGAGATAACTCTGGATGAGATGGTGAAGAGGCGCCAGAAGAGATGTATGAGGGCCCCTCTGTAGCTCATACTCTTCTTGTCATCCCTAGAGTCCCGAAGAAGCTTGTGATAGGAGGCTAGCACCCAAGCCAGGGACATCAGGGACGCCACAGAGGACACACCTGCCAgaagacacaaatccacagaGTCAAACAATAGTATAGATTGAGAATGTCACTCACTCACTACTTTATTGTCACGGGGCAGGTATGGGAGCAAGTAATGTACAACACATTACAAAAATCTCGAGGAGTAGAGAAATGCAGAAGTATCGATATCAGAACCATCAATGAACATTTATTCTTTATCTAGCTGACTCCTGCACAGGTGTATTTTATATTAGTGATAAGTCTGATCCAGAAACTCCCGAAACTGAATTACCCCCAGACTTTCAGCGCTAACGAGGAAGGATTGGAATTTGAACGTGTATCTGCATTTCACAAATCGTCTCCATCCTTATAATGATCTATACCACACTCCCAGATCC harbors:
- the XKR6 gene encoding XK-related protein 6, translating into MAAKSDGGGGGAGVGFAQLHNLDEAAAAAAGGGGDGADEQGGSSSLHICHCCNTSSCYWGCRSACLRSLLGRAGGRAGGGGGTDPLAPGSSSEGPPHSPGGPGGGGGGGERPWLDCLWIVLALLVLLGDVGTDLWLALHHYGRRDYVWCGLTLAFVLLPSVLVQILSFRWFVQDYTGGGLGAVQGLSSRGPPMMGAVGRRPGAAGTATPGAQRLCRLSVWIWQAVIHLLQMGQVWRYIRTMYLGIQSQRRKEHQRRFYWAMMYEYADVNMLRLLETFLESAPQLVLQLCIMIQKNRAETLPCVSSVASLMSLAWVLASYHKLLRDSRDDKKSMSYRGALIHLFWRLFTISSRVISFALFASIFQLYFGIFVVVHWCAMAFWIIHGGTDFCMSKWEEILFNMVVGIVYIFCWFNVKEGRTRYRMFAYYTVVLTENAALTLLWYFYRDPTTTDSYAVPALCCVFLSFAAGIALMLFYYGVLHPMGPRAKIFASSCCAELLWGIPLPPDVEPMAPETPGYRGAQATPTRAVTEQQEELTADTCLPVFQVRAMVPSTPSGRAYYPEGPLIKIDIPRKRYPAWDAHFVDRRLRRTINILQYVTPTAVGIRYRDGPLLYELLQYESSL